The proteins below come from a single Sulfurovum xiamenensis genomic window:
- the hisB gene encoding imidazoleglycerol-phosphate dehydratase HisB, whose protein sequence is MIEVTRETKETQISVKLNLYGSGKAKINTGVGFYDHMLEAFTKHAHIDMEVTCTGDTHIDDHHTVEDVGIVIGQALKQAIYPVQSIERFGNATVVMDEASVTCDIDLSNRGYLVFELPIGGKVGNFDVELVEEFFKAFAFNLPLTLHLIYNRGKNKHHIIEAAFKALAVALRRAVTVNENAGIPSTKGVL, encoded by the coding sequence ATGATAGAAGTAACAAGAGAAACCAAAGAGACACAAATTTCAGTCAAGCTCAACCTGTATGGTTCAGGAAAAGCCAAGATAAACACCGGTGTAGGATTTTATGATCATATGCTTGAAGCCTTCACTAAACATGCGCATATCGACATGGAAGTGACGTGTACAGGAGATACACATATTGATGATCACCATACGGTTGAGGATGTGGGTATCGTCATAGGTCAGGCACTTAAACAAGCTATCTATCCTGTACAGAGCATAGAACGTTTCGGTAATGCAACTGTCGTTATGGATGAAGCCAGTGTGACCTGTGATATCGATCTGTCAAATAGAGGGTATCTTGTATTTGAACTTCCTATCGGTGGTAAAGTAGGGAACTTTGATGTGGAGCTTGTAGAAGAGTTCTTTAAAGCCTTTGCCTTCAATCTTCCTTTGACACTTCACCTTATCTATAACCGTGGTAAAAACAAACACCACATCATAGAGGCTGCATTTAAAGCACTGGCTGTAGCGCTTCGCAGAGCGGTAACCGTGAATGAAAATGCCGGTATACCAAGTACAAAGGGTGTACTGTGA
- a CDS encoding NAD(+)/NADH kinase yields MSSEKLAQIKTAGFILKPNDPEIKSLYERIKAQFESKGISVILAERSAQRVGLKGMAFETMCEKSDFLVSLGGDGTLLSLVRRSHGHDKPVVGINAGNLGFLADVTIDDVESFLDQLIRDEYRIDERMMIEGYLQRKNGQKEPFFAFNDVVITRPVVSKIATIYASIDGERFNTYKGDGLIIATPTGSTAYNLAAGGPVMYPLTQALIMTPILAHSLTQRPLVVPADFTIELSSPEERVIAVIDGQDDYEMVPEDVLVIRGAKRGAKLLHRKERNYFSVLREKLSWGAGN; encoded by the coding sequence ATGAGTAGTGAAAAATTAGCACAGATAAAAACTGCAGGGTTTATCTTAAAACCCAACGACCCAGAGATAAAGTCACTTTATGAAAGGATAAAGGCACAGTTCGAGTCTAAAGGTATTTCTGTGATCTTGGCAGAACGTTCAGCACAGAGGGTAGGTCTAAAAGGTATGGCCTTTGAAACAATGTGTGAAAAATCGGACTTTTTAGTCTCTTTGGGTGGAGATGGTACGTTGCTTTCATTGGTGCGTCGTTCTCATGGACACGATAAACCTGTTGTGGGTATCAATGCCGGGAATTTAGGATTTTTGGCCGATGTGACCATAGATGATGTAGAGTCATTTTTAGATCAACTGATCAGAGATGAATATCGTATTGATGAACGTATGATGATAGAAGGGTATCTACAAAGAAAAAATGGTCAAAAAGAGCCATTTTTTGCGTTTAACGATGTAGTGATCACACGTCCTGTAGTCTCCAAGATTGCAACCATATACGCATCTATTGATGGAGAAAGATTTAATACTTATAAAGGGGACGGTCTAATCATTGCGACACCTACAGGATCGACTGCCTATAATCTTGCAGCCGGTGGTCCTGTCATGTATCCACTGACGCAGGCACTTATTATGACACCGATACTGGCACACTCTTTGACACAGCGCCCTCTCGTGGTACCTGCTGATTTTACGATCGAACTCTCTTCTCCTGAAGAACGTGTCATTGCAGTGATAGATGGACAAGATGATTATGAGATGGTTCCGGAAGATGTACTGGTGATCAGGGGTGCAAAACGTGGGGCAAAACTTCTGCATAGAAAAGAGCGTAATTACTTCTCAGTATTGAGAGAAAAACTTTCATGGGGTGCCGGGAATTGA
- the lptA gene encoding lipopolysaccharide transport periplasmic protein LptA: MHFVKIILLVMLTQTLFAERVEITSTSMEAEELKKEVHFIGNAKIKKGDDWLHADRVIVYFDDNNETKKYEAMGSVKFEFKKDEKHFKGSADKVEYNTVQSLYVLIGKAILDDLVKKSHLNGDKIILDMSTGSVDVKGNRKKPAKFIFDMKDE; the protein is encoded by the coding sequence ATGCATTTTGTAAAAATAATACTTTTAGTGATGCTCACACAGACACTTTTTGCAGAAAGGGTAGAGATCACTTCTACATCTATGGAAGCAGAAGAGCTCAAGAAAGAAGTACACTTCATAGGTAATGCCAAAATAAAAAAAGGGGATGACTGGTTACATGCCGATAGAGTCATCGTCTACTTTGATGACAATAATGAAACAAAAAAATATGAAGCTATGGGATCAGTGAAATTTGAGTTTAAAAAGGATGAAAAACATTTTAAAGGAAGTGCAGATAAAGTGGAGTACAATACGGTTCAATCACTTTATGTATTGATCGGTAAAGCAATTTTGGATGATCTGGTCAAGAAAAGTCATCTCAATGGTGATAAGATCATTTTGGATATGTCTACCGGGAGTGTAGATGTGAAAGGTAACCGTAAAAAGCCTGCGAAGTTTATTTTTGATATGAAGGACGAATAG
- a CDS encoding DNA recombination protein RecN produces MIERLYLRDLVTFDEVELEFENGLVVLTGPSGAGKSVLMSAILSSFGYSTQGAAALCEVNLQKPEQLKSDAYELENDLTVKTLKKEKLRYFIDGQNISKKALSDMFLPYVKYLSVRDKGGFESDTLLEMIDGQLLSEDKTFKQLLKEYRKRYRNYKEKASQLSKIKEDEAKLAELIEYATYEVEKIASINPQIGEEEELLKVKQQLSRIDKIKDALSTAADIFTLEASVEEVYRLLDKDGSVFNDAMNQLRADFEETENLADELEEVNVEEVLDRLADLTTLKNRYGSIEEALAYKESKEKELSGYQNIEKDKSMLESFLALEFSELQIIASKLSQARKKEAKILEKSLAEYLTTLKLPPLTFVFSSDSLGEGGMDCVEVMLGSSKTATLSGGEFNRVRLALMATTIPADKSKQGVLILDEIDANVSGDESIAIAEMIHKLSSVYQVFAISHQPHLTAKAGQHIVVTKAGQKSKVQVLNDVSRVSEIARIIAGENPTDEALEFAKKLRA; encoded by the coding sequence TTGATAGAACGTTTATATTTACGCGATCTTGTTACTTTTGATGAAGTAGAATTAGAGTTTGAAAATGGATTGGTGGTTTTAACCGGACCCAGCGGGGCAGGAAAATCCGTACTAATGTCTGCGATACTTTCCAGTTTCGGATATAGTACACAAGGTGCTGCAGCACTCTGCGAAGTGAACTTGCAAAAGCCTGAGCAGTTAAAAAGTGATGCCTATGAACTTGAGAATGATCTGACGGTAAAGACACTTAAAAAAGAGAAGCTTCGTTATTTTATCGATGGCCAAAATATCTCAAAAAAGGCTTTGAGTGACATGTTTTTGCCGTATGTTAAGTACCTCTCTGTGCGTGACAAAGGCGGTTTTGAATCTGATACACTTTTAGAGATGATTGACGGTCAGCTTCTCAGCGAAGACAAGACCTTTAAGCAGTTACTCAAAGAGTACAGAAAACGTTATAGAAATTATAAAGAAAAAGCTTCACAGCTCTCAAAGATAAAAGAAGATGAAGCAAAGCTTGCTGAACTTATAGAATATGCTACGTATGAAGTAGAAAAAATAGCTTCTATCAACCCGCAGATAGGGGAAGAAGAGGAGTTGCTCAAGGTCAAACAGCAACTTTCCCGTATCGATAAGATAAAAGATGCCCTTTCCACAGCAGCAGACATTTTTACATTAGAAGCGAGTGTGGAAGAGGTCTATCGACTTTTAGATAAGGATGGATCAGTATTTAATGATGCAATGAACCAGCTTCGTGCTGATTTTGAAGAGACGGAAAACCTTGCAGATGAACTTGAAGAGGTCAATGTGGAAGAGGTACTGGATCGTCTGGCTGATCTTACAACACTGAAGAACCGTTATGGAAGTATAGAAGAGGCATTAGCTTATAAAGAGTCCAAAGAGAAAGAGCTTTCCGGATATCAGAATATAGAAAAAGACAAGAGTATGTTGGAGTCATTTTTGGCTTTAGAGTTTTCAGAGTTACAGATCATTGCTTCAAAACTCTCTCAGGCACGTAAAAAAGAGGCAAAGATACTAGAAAAATCTTTAGCTGAGTATCTGACCACACTTAAACTTCCTCCCCTTACTTTTGTATTCTCTTCTGATAGTTTAGGAGAAGGGGGAATGGATTGTGTTGAGGTGATGCTTGGGTCTTCAAAAACCGCGACACTCAGTGGAGGCGAATTTAACCGTGTACGTTTGGCTCTGATGGCAACGACCATACCTGCAGATAAGAGTAAACAAGGTGTGCTTATACTCGATGAGATAGATGCCAATGTGAGTGGCGATGAATCCATCGCTATAGCAGAGATGATACATAAGCTCTCCTCTGTGTACCAGGTTTTTGCGATCTCACATCAGCCGCATCTTACCGCAAAAGCGGGACAACATATTGTTGTAACAAAAGCAGGACAAAAGAGTAAGGTGCAAGTATTAAATGATGTGAGCCGTGTTTCTGAGATTGCAAGGATCATTGCAGGAGAAAATCCTACGGATGAAGCATTGGAGTTTGCTAAAAAGTTAAGGGCTTAA
- a CDS encoding lytic transglycosylase domain-containing protein — MFHEFDVDESYLYNEAFISFVLKHEKKLRSFYRRSLLRGKEILPTIQGLLVEDGVSDLFIYLSMVESGFSTDAISPKKAVGLWQFMPTTAKDYNLTVCHSYDERCDTVSATSAAINYLNKLHKQFGKWYLSAIAYNCGEGCVSRAIKRAGTDELSVLIDGNLKYLPRETRQYMKKILLLAMIGENDTLDFDNETDEKLENRLIQVDVLSGTPLKEIARLLKMKEEKLLSLNKSLKEEIIPQERPTYKITIPIDKVYAFYLRYPLPDKKRVFKSHMISHTVALGETVESIAKLYDVDAEEIITSNHLKNDFLVLDSLLVIPVNKKIFDKISK, encoded by the coding sequence GTGTTTCATGAATTTGATGTGGATGAATCTTATCTCTATAATGAAGCGTTCATCTCTTTTGTCTTAAAACATGAAAAAAAGTTACGATCATTTTATAGACGTTCTTTACTTCGAGGTAAAGAGATATTGCCAACGATCCAGGGACTTCTTGTAGAAGATGGTGTAAGTGATCTGTTTATCTATCTCTCTATGGTCGAATCTGGTTTTTCCACAGATGCAATTTCTCCCAAAAAAGCAGTAGGTCTATGGCAGTTCATGCCCACTACGGCAAAAGATTATAACCTGACTGTATGCCATAGCTATGATGAACGGTGTGATACGGTCAGTGCTACCTCTGCAGCGATCAATTATCTCAATAAACTGCATAAGCAGTTTGGTAAATGGTATTTATCAGCCATTGCCTACAATTGTGGAGAGGGGTGTGTAAGTAGGGCTATCAAACGTGCTGGAACAGATGAATTAAGTGTTTTGATCGATGGAAATTTGAAATATCTGCCCCGTGAAACACGTCAGTATATGAAAAAGATCCTTCTTCTTGCTATGATAGGTGAAAATGATACTTTAGATTTTGACAATGAGACGGATGAGAAGTTGGAAAATAGGCTGATACAAGTTGACGTGCTTTCCGGGACACCACTCAAAGAGATTGCAAGATTGTTAAAAATGAAAGAAGAAAAACTTTTAAGTTTGAACAAAAGTTTAAAAGAGGAAATTATACCTCAAGAGAGACCTACTTACAAGATCACTATTCCTATTGATAAGGTGTATGCCTTTTATTTACGATACCCGTTACCAGATAAAAAGAGGGTATTCAAGTCACATATGATATCACACACAGTTGCTCTAGGAGAAACCGTAGAGAGCATTGCTAAATTATATGATGTAGATGCAGAGGAGATCATCACTTCTAACCATTTAAAAAATGATTTTCTTGTCTTGGATAGTCTGCTAGTGATTCCCGTAAACAAGAAAATATTTGATAAAATATCAAAATAA
- a CDS encoding KdsC family phosphatase codes for MSIELVVLDVDGTMTDSHITYSEHGDEIKSFNVKDGLAIASWRRLGKQVAIITGRTSSIVARRAKELHIEHFYQGIDNKKEVLESLLEKLDLTMDNVAAIGDDLNDLPMLKAAKISFVPRDASAYVDKIANVVLSKRGGDGAVREMIEYLIVKEGLEKKYLELWE; via the coding sequence GTGAGTATTGAACTGGTTGTACTTGATGTAGACGGTACTATGACAGACAGTCATATCACGTATAGTGAACATGGTGATGAGATCAAGTCTTTTAACGTAAAAGATGGTTTGGCTATTGCTTCATGGAGAAGACTGGGAAAACAGGTGGCTATCATCACGGGAAGAACTTCAAGCATTGTTGCACGTCGTGCAAAAGAGCTGCATATAGAACATTTTTATCAGGGCATAGACAATAAAAAAGAAGTGTTGGAATCACTCTTGGAAAAGCTTGACCTCACTATGGACAATGTCGCAGCCATAGGAGATGACCTTAATGACCTACCCATGCTAAAAGCGGCTAAAATTTCATTCGTACCACGAGACGCAAGTGCTTATGTAGATAAGATCGCTAATGTAGTACTTTCCAAAAGAGGCGGAGATGGTGCAGTACGTGAAATGATAGAATACCTCATTGTTAAAGAAGGGCTTGAAAAGAAGTATCTGGAGCTATGGGAATAA
- a CDS encoding ATP-binding protein, with protein sequence MKKNLLDISVRMAPLVVLLFLSSYWSYREWERMDPANTGLFVSLLMIVVLSLLSLGYIWFDYRKETRENRALVSVLDSIEHLVDNEERIHTQQREAAYKYIADLFSLLVEKGKKIREEAEAKSQFLSTMSHEIRTPLNGILGFTKLLKEMDTTEDQEEFISLIENSSNNLIAIVNDVLDLSKMNAEKMEIESIPFNLFETIDLTVASFAQMADQKDIEFGVLVDPTLSPYMIGDPTKLSQILTNLIGNAIKFTDAYGKINLFVEGVSSDKDHTGLKFSVSDNGIGLSEAQQKTIFEAYGQATAGTSRKYGGTGLGLTISRKMVQLMGGELEVKSKENEGTTFFFTLPLEKNKDHEPSVYIDFSDLSVGLALPVKSINRQLDTNLQTYIEHLGATFSFYYYEDLFESETPVSLPDIMIFDHHYARLPGELEQCAALECKSVLLTNGSLRARVNPQQHHFTDVVLTPVSLAKTIRILTNASEHKKEKILTSDTVEDTEQYQGIHALVADDNQINCKLIKIILENLGLEVTVVNDGKEAVAMSTKNVYDIIFMDIEMPVMDGVEACKQIIQHETEHHLKHVPIIALTANTSSGEKEKYMSKGMDDYAVKPLDIEALKMIISEHCNS encoded by the coding sequence GTGAAAAAAAATCTTCTGGATATATCTGTCCGTATGGCTCCTCTTGTTGTATTGTTGTTCCTTAGTAGTTATTGGAGTTATAGAGAATGGGAAAGGATGGATCCTGCTAATACAGGGCTTTTTGTCTCTTTGTTAATGATTGTAGTGTTGAGTCTCTTGTCCTTGGGATATATATGGTTTGATTATCGTAAAGAAACAAGAGAAAACAGAGCACTTGTATCTGTATTAGATAGTATTGAACATTTGGTAGATAATGAAGAGAGGATCCATACACAGCAAAGAGAAGCAGCATATAAATATATTGCGGATCTTTTTTCCCTTTTAGTGGAAAAGGGAAAAAAGATTAGAGAGGAGGCAGAGGCAAAAAGTCAATTTTTATCGACCATGTCTCACGAAATCCGTACACCGCTCAATGGTATTTTAGGTTTTACTAAACTTCTAAAAGAAATGGATACAACAGAAGATCAAGAAGAGTTCATCTCCTTGATCGAAAATTCATCAAACAATCTTATTGCTATAGTGAATGATGTTTTGGATCTTTCTAAAATGAATGCGGAAAAAATGGAGATCGAATCTATCCCTTTCAATTTATTTGAGACCATCGATCTGACGGTAGCATCCTTTGCACAAATGGCGGATCAAAAGGACATTGAGTTTGGGGTATTGGTCGATCCGACTCTATCTCCTTATATGATCGGTGATCCTACAAAACTTTCTCAAATATTGACAAATCTTATAGGGAATGCCATTAAATTCACGGATGCCTACGGTAAGATCAATCTTTTTGTTGAAGGGGTAAGTAGTGACAAAGATCACACAGGGTTAAAGTTTTCTGTGAGTGACAACGGTATCGGACTGAGTGAAGCACAGCAAAAGACTATTTTTGAAGCCTATGGACAGGCAACAGCAGGTACAAGCCGAAAATATGGAGGTACGGGACTCGGACTGACTATATCACGGAAAATGGTTCAGTTGATGGGTGGAGAACTTGAAGTCAAAAGTAAAGAGAATGAAGGAACGACTTTCTTCTTTACTTTACCATTAGAAAAAAACAAAGATCATGAACCTAGTGTCTATATTGACTTTTCTGATCTCTCTGTTGGTCTTGCGCTTCCTGTAAAGAGTATCAATCGTCAGTTGGATACCAATCTTCAAACGTATATAGAACACTTGGGTGCAACATTTTCATTCTACTATTATGAAGATCTTTTTGAGTCTGAGACACCTGTAAGCTTACCTGATATTATGATATTTGATCATCACTATGCGAGATTGCCAGGAGAGTTGGAACAGTGTGCTGCTCTGGAGTGTAAATCTGTACTTTTGACCAATGGTAGTTTAAGGGCGCGTGTCAATCCACAACAACATCATTTTACCGATGTGGTCCTCACACCTGTCAGTCTGGCAAAAACGATCAGGATCTTAACCAATGCAAGTGAGCATAAGAAAGAGAAGATACTTACCTCTGATACAGTAGAAGATACCGAACAGTATCAAGGCATACATGCACTCGTGGCGGATGACAACCAGATCAACTGCAAACTCATAAAGATCATTTTGGAGAACCTTGGTCTGGAAGTGACTGTGGTCAATGATGGAAAAGAGGCAGTTGCGATGTCTACAAAAAATGTCTATGACATTATATTTATGGATATTGAAATGCCTGTGATGGATGGTGTGGAAGCCTGCAAGCAAATTATACAACATGAAACAGAACATCATTTGAAACATGTTCCTATCATCGCACTCACTGCGAATACTTCTTCCGGAGAGAAAGAGAAGTATATGTCTAAAGGCATGGATGATTATGCTGTAAAGCCACTAGATATAGAAGCGTTAAAAATGATTATCTCAGAGCACTGTAACTCTTAG
- a CDS encoding TatD family hydrolase, giving the protein MLIDTHCHLDDERYDDDIEQVLENATEKGVEKFIIPGADPKTLQRAVDLAERYENIYFAVGVHPYDAGEYDRTFLEPYVTHPKCVAIGECGLDYFRLPESEEEIEKEKKLQKEVFIDQILWAKELQKPLIVHVRESTPDCLALLDEYAGEEGGVLHCYNADESLLKLAKKNFYYGIGGVLTFKNARKLINVYSKIPQDKLVIETDAPYLTPHPHRGERNEPSYTTFVADKMAELSSLSREAIETLSTQNAQRLFRF; this is encoded by the coding sequence ATGTTAATAGATACACATTGTCATTTGGATGATGAACGGTATGATGATGATATAGAACAGGTTTTGGAAAATGCCACAGAAAAAGGTGTAGAAAAATTCATTATACCAGGGGCAGATCCTAAAACATTGCAGAGAGCAGTGGATTTGGCTGAACGGTATGAGAATATTTATTTTGCAGTAGGTGTGCACCCTTATGATGCGGGTGAGTATGACAGAACATTTTTAGAACCCTATGTAACTCATCCTAAATGTGTCGCGATAGGCGAATGCGGCTTGGATTATTTTAGACTACCAGAATCAGAAGAAGAAATCGAAAAAGAGAAGAAACTTCAAAAAGAAGTTTTTATAGATCAGATACTTTGGGCTAAAGAGCTGCAAAAGCCACTGATAGTCCATGTAAGAGAATCAACTCCGGATTGTCTCGCTTTACTTGATGAATATGCAGGGGAAGAGGGAGGTGTACTACATTGTTATAACGCAGATGAATCTTTACTCAAACTTGCGAAAAAGAATTTTTATTATGGTATAGGTGGCGTATTGACATTTAAAAATGCAAGAAAACTGATTAATGTCTATTCTAAAATTCCTCAAGATAAATTAGTAATAGAGACAGATGCACCGTACCTTACGCCTCATCCCCATCGTGGTGAGAGAAATGAGCCAAGTTATACTACATTTGTAGCAGATAAAATGGCTGAACTCTCGTCACTCAGTAGAGAAGCGATCGAAACGTTAAGTACTCAAAATGCCCAAAGACTTTTTAGGTTCTGA
- a CDS encoding Hpt domain-containing protein: MSASIIISIFVFLVLLLIFLEYRNEKKYQEGRRKKQTKTAPDTKTAPSKEQKRTAPKPEPKPEPKPQPKTEIEPVVEAKQEPKPEPTIELEPEPKTETIQETKELPQANYPQFTHVRLVEMGLSDEEAKEFVAELIPQIETEIPRIEAAIEERDFHKVEKLTHGIKGSATNLGTGGVSDLLTDYNTYVKTGTDVDIAKAYLEHLVHYTSELKAQYT, translated from the coding sequence ATGTCTGCATCAATCATCATATCTATCTTTGTTTTTCTTGTACTTTTACTTATCTTTCTTGAATACAGAAATGAGAAAAAGTATCAGGAAGGAAGACGCAAAAAACAAACAAAAACCGCTCCTGATACAAAAACTGCACCTTCAAAAGAACAAAAGAGAACTGCTCCAAAGCCTGAACCGAAACCCGAACCAAAACCTCAACCTAAAACAGAAATTGAACCTGTAGTGGAAGCAAAGCAAGAACCAAAACCTGAGCCTACAATAGAACTCGAACCCGAACCTAAAACAGAAACCATACAGGAGACAAAAGAACTACCTCAGGCGAATTATCCTCAGTTCACGCATGTCCGTCTAGTGGAAATGGGGCTTTCAGACGAAGAAGCAAAAGAATTCGTAGCTGAACTGATCCCACAAATAGAAACAGAGATCCCTCGCATCGAAGCGGCCATAGAAGAAAGAGATTTTCATAAAGTAGAAAAGTTGACACATGGGATCAAAGGTTCCGCGACAAATCTGGGTACAGGTGGCGTCTCAGATCTTTTAACTGATTACAACACCTATGTAAAAACGGGGACAGATGTTGACATAGCCAAAGCCTATCTTGAACATCTTGTACACTATACCAGTGAACTCAAAGCACAATATACTTAA
- a CDS encoding septal ring lytic transglycosylase RlpA family protein yields the protein MKRLVSPILLITILGVSTLFTGCGPEPRDPKATKYTSAARHKATMRSYKVLGKRYNPTYVEVGQVMYGISSWYGPNFHGKQTSNGEVYNMHARTAAHKTWPMDTMVKVNNLVNGKSTIVRINDRGPFVRGRIIDCSYTAGKEIGLDKMGIAKVSIEVVGFAGKVESDAAIARQKREHTQKRIVLSNFGVQVGAFRRYEGAKVYQRKYSGMYKRYNTIIRRFDDIDGAPLYRVWLMGFRSEEEARDFKAHNYLEGAFIVRN from the coding sequence ATGAAGAGACTTGTATCCCCAATATTATTGATCACTATTTTGGGGGTAAGTACTCTTTTTACAGGGTGTGGACCGGAACCTAGGGATCCTAAAGCCACAAAATATACAAGTGCAGCCAGACATAAAGCTACTATGCGTTCCTATAAGGTCTTAGGCAAACGTTACAACCCAACGTATGTAGAGGTAGGACAGGTCATGTATGGGATCTCAAGCTGGTATGGACCTAATTTTCATGGTAAACAGACAAGTAATGGTGAAGTCTATAATATGCATGCAAGAACCGCAGCACATAAAACATGGCCCATGGATACGATGGTAAAAGTCAATAACTTGGTCAATGGTAAAAGTACGATCGTCCGTATTAATGACAGAGGGCCTTTTGTGAGAGGCCGGATCATTGACTGCAGTTATACAGCCGGAAAAGAGATAGGACTTGACAAAATGGGGATCGCTAAAGTTTCGATAGAGGTGGTCGGATTTGCAGGAAAAGTTGAGTCCGATGCAGCGATAGCAAGACAGAAAAGAGAACATACGCAAAAACGTATAGTACTCTCCAATTTCGGTGTACAAGTAGGGGCATTCAGACGTTATGAAGGTGCCAAAGTCTATCAAAGAAAATATAGCGGCATGTATAAACGCTATAATACCATCATAAGACGTTTTGATGATATCGATGGGGCACCGCTGTACCGTGTATGGCTCATGGGGTTCAGGTCTGAAGAAGAAGCGAGGGACTTTAAGGCGCATAATTACCTAGAAGGTGCATTTATCGTAAGAAATTAA
- the lptC gene encoding LPS export ABC transporter periplasmic protein LptC — MGIKLEYILTIMIIGIISGALMLKLQDAHAPSKAFTKELEFMDTTLTEVDTETMNSRIYGTYGVRDKGVLKVENIRYLDDQIESLSADKGKLENDILQLDGHVVMQEKGGYRYETEHAIYNKKSEILHITAPFTGTRGENIIKGQSMEYDTRQKKATGKTVDTVFYTPDK; from the coding sequence ATGGGAATAAAATTAGAATACATATTGACCATTATGATCATCGGGATCATATCCGGTGCTCTCATGTTAAAGTTACAAGATGCTCATGCACCAAGTAAAGCATTTACCAAAGAGCTTGAATTCATGGATACCACTTTGACGGAAGTAGATACGGAAACTATGAATAGTCGTATATATGGTACATATGGGGTGAGGGACAAGGGTGTATTGAAGGTAGAGAACATACGATATCTTGATGATCAGATAGAGTCACTTTCTGCGGACAAAGGTAAACTTGAGAATGACATACTTCAATTAGACGGTCATGTGGTCATGCAGGAGAAAGGTGGCTATAGGTATGAAACAGAACATGCTATCTATAATAAAAAGAGTGAAATATTACATATCACAGCACCTTTTACCGGTACCAGAGGAGAAAATATTATCAAAGGACAAAGTATGGAGTATGATACACGCCAAAAAAAGGCTACCGGTAAGACAGTGGATACAGTATTTTATACCCCTGACAAGTAA